One genomic region from Peromyscus eremicus chromosome 20, PerEre_H2_v1, whole genome shotgun sequence encodes:
- the Chrac1 gene encoding chromatin accessibility complex protein 1, with amino-acid sequence MADAAVGKDKCGDQRLVSLPLSRIRVIMKSSPEVSSINQEALVLTAKATELFVQYLATCSYRHGSGKAKKALTYSDLASTAEDSETFQFLADILPKKILASKYLKMLKEKREEEEEENDDEESDVGDVLA; translated from the exons ATGGCGGACGCGGCCGTGGGTAAAGACAAGTGCGGGGACCAGCGGCTCGTGTCGCTGCCCCTGTCCCGCATCCGAGTCATCATGAAGAGCTCTCCTGAGGTGTCCAGCATCAACCAGGAGGCGCTGGTGCTCACGGCCAAGGCCACG GAACTCTTTGTTCAGTATCTGGCCACCTGTTCCTACAGACACGGCAGTGGTAAGGCCAAGAAAGCACTGACCTACAGTGATTTAGCCAGCACTGCTGAGGACTCGGAGACCTTTCAGTTCCTGGCAG atatattaccAAAGAAGATTTTAGCTAGTAAGTACCTGAAGATGctcaaagagaagagggaggaagaagaggaagagaatgacGATGAGGAAAGCGACGTCGGCGACGTCCTGGCGTAA